The Miscanthus floridulus cultivar M001 chromosome 17, ASM1932011v1, whole genome shotgun sequence genome has a window encoding:
- the LOC136518714 gene encoding receptor like protein 29-like yields MAPAPSSSPSRILPLPPAVQYFLLLLLLLSMQVAAAAAAMDPAERETLLRVMESLSADRDWREAAGDDPCASPWPGLECRPGTTTPGANNGSGAARMHVARLDFGVPPNPTCKDTATFPLAAFALPELRALFLVGCFKNPDAVAAFALPPATNLSSSRLQQLSVRANPSLSGTLPPQLAILRSLQVLTVSQNALVRGAVPRGIGALAGLVHLDLSYNSLTGPIPSALGDLRGLVGLDLSYNSFSGPIPSRLGDLAQLQKLDLSSNNLTGGVPAALTRLKALTFLALSNNGLRGRLPAGLSGLRDLQYLIMENNPMGVPLPPELGNIARLQELRLANSGYSGSIPDTFGLLSSLTTLSLENNNLTGRIPAGLSRLKRMYHLNLSKNGLDGVVPFDGAFLRQLGRNLDLSGNPGLCVADRAVVPDVGVGVCGDDVACETSAAAESSVVGRVVRGEVTRGRWPAGLLRPAVVALCSCLLL; encoded by the coding sequence ATGGCGCCGGCAccgtcctcctccccctccaGGATCCTCCCCCTCCCCCCCGCCGTCCAgtacttcctcctcctcctcctcctcttgtcCATGCAggtcgccgcggccgccgcggccaTGGATCCCGCCGAGCGGGAGACGCTGCTCCGCGTCATGGAGTCCCTCTCCGCTGACCGCGACTGGCGCGAGGCCGCCGGCGACGATCCCTGCGCCTCGCCGTGGCCGGGGCTCGAGTGCAGGCCCGGGACCACTACTCCCGGCGCCAACAATGGCAGCGGCGCGGCGCGGATGCACGTCGCGCGCCTCGACTTCGGGGTGCCACCGAACCCGACGTGCAAGGACACGGCCACGTTCCCTCTCGCCGCGTTCGCGCTGCCGGAGCTCCGGGCGCTGTTCCTCGTCGGCTGCTTCAAGAACCCCGACGCCGTGGCCGCCTTCGCGCTGCCGCCGGCGACCAACCTCTCGTCGTCGCGCCTGCAGCAGCTCAGCGTCCGCGCCAACCCGTCGCTGTCCGGCACGCTGCCGCCGCAGCTGGCCATCCTGCGGTCGCTGCAGGTGCTCACCGTGTCGCAGAACGCGCTGGTCCGGGGCGCCGTCCCGCGGGGCATCGGCGCGCTCGCGGGCCTCGTGCACCTCGACCTCAGCTACAACTCCCTCACGGGACCGATCCCGAGCGCGCTCGGCGACCTGCGCGGCCTCGTCGGCCTCGACCTCAGCTACAACTCCTTCTCTGGCCCCATCCCGAGCCGCCTCGGCGACCTCGCCCAGCTGCAGAAGCTGGACCTCAGCTCCAACAACCTCACCGGCGGCGTCCCGGCCGCGCTCACCCGCCTCAAGGCGCTCACCTTCCTCGCGCTCAGCAACAACGGGCTGCGCGGCCGCCTCCCCGCGGGACTCTCCGGCCTCCGCGACCTGCAGTACCTGATCATGGAGAACAACCCGATGGGCGTCCCGCTGCCGCCCGAGCTGGGCAACATCGCGCGGCTGCAGGAGCTCCGGCTCGCCAACTCCGGCTACTCGGgctccataccggacacgttcggccTCCTGTCCAGCCTCACCACGTTGTCGCTGGAGAACAACAACCTCACCGGGCGGATCCCCGCGGGGCTCAGCCGGCTGAAGCGCATGTACCACCTCAACCTCAGCAAGAACGGGCTGGACGGCGTCGTCCCGTTCGACGGCGCGTTCCTCAGGCAGCTCGGCCGGAACCTGGACCTGAGCGGCAACCCGGGCCTGTGCGTCGCCGACCGGGCCGTCGTGCCGGACGTGGGCGTCGGAGTCTGCGGCGACGACGTCGCCTGCGAAACGTCCGCCGCCGCGGAGAGCTCGGTCGTCGGGAGAGTGGTCAGGGGAGAGGTGACGAGGGGTCGCTGGCCGGCCGGGCTGCTCAGGCCCGCCGTTGTAGCGCTGTGCAGCTGCCTTCTGCTCTGA
- the LOC136517646 gene encoding WD repeat-containing protein 55-like, with product MEALHEELPFDLDFHPSSPLVVTSLITGELCLFGYGPESQPERLFSVKAHKESCRAVRFVDSGKVILSGSADCSVLASDVESGKAIAHLEDAHENAINRLVCLTESTIATGDDEGCIKVWDARERSCCNSFEVHDDYISDMTYVADSNQILATSGDGTLSVNNLRRNKVRSRSEFSEDELLSLVVMKNGKKVVCGTPSGALLLYSWGYFKDCSDRFLGHTQSVDTMLKLDEETLVSGSSDGVIRLVGILPNRIIQPLAEHSEYPIEALAFSNDKKYLGSISHDKMLKLWDLEELLNGPQVVNGDEPAEAGSDDSDDDSDDDAMDVDMAATSSNGSRSKKAGKGQSSSRPASDFFADL from the exons ATGGAGGCGCTCCACGAGGAGCTGCCCTTCGACCTCGACTTCCACCCGTCCTCCCCCCTCGTCGTCACCTCCCTCATCACCGGCGAGCTCTGCCT GTTCGGCTACGGCCCGGAGTCGCAGCCTGAGAG GTTATTTTCGGTAAAAGCTCACAAGGAGTCATGCAGAGCTGTTCGTTTTGTGGACTCAGGAAAAG TGATTTTGTCGGGGTCAGCTGATTGCTCAGTCCTTGCCTCAGATGTAGAATCAGGCAAGGCCATTGCCCACTTGGAGGATGCACATGA GAATGCCATAAACCGCCTTGTCTGTCTTACTGAGTCTACGATTGCCACAGGTGATGATGAAGGCTGCATTAAG GTATGGGATGCCCGGGAACGATCTTGCTGCAACAGTTTTGAAGTCCATGATGATTACATTTCAGATATGACCTATGTGGCTGACTCAAATCAGATACTGGCCACAAG TGGGGATGGAACTTTGTCTGTGAACAACCTGCGGAGGAATAAA GTAAGGTCACGATCTGAATTTTCAGAAGATGAGTTGCTATCCTTGGTGGTAATGAAG AATGGTAAAAAGGTTGTTTGTGGAACTCCAAGTGGAGCACTCTTATTATATTCATGGGGATACTTTAAGGATTGCAG TGACCGCTTTCTCGGACACACGCAGTCAGTGGATACAATGCTGAAG CTGGATGAAGAAACTTTGGTTTCTGGTTCATCAGATGGTGTGATCAG ATTAGTGGGCATCTTACCTAATAGGATAATACAGCCACTTGCTGAACATTCAGAATATCCCATTGAGGCCCTTG CTTTCTCAAACGATAAGAAATATCTCGGCAGCATCTCACATGATAAAATGCTGAAG CTCTGGGACTTGGAAGAACTCTTGAATGGTCCACAGGTAGTCAATGGTGACGAACCTGCCGAAGCTGGTAGcgatgatagtgatgacgatagcgatgatgatgcgATGGATGTAGACATGGCCGCAACTTCTTCTAACG GGTCAAGGAGTAAAAAGGCGGGTAAAGGACAGAGTTCAAGTAGGCCGGCATCGGATTTCTTTGCAGATCTATAG